In Deltaproteobacteria bacterium, the genomic stretch CCGGCGAGGCTGCCGCGGGCGCGGTGCCGCTCGCGGGGGCAGCGTCGCCGCTCGGGTTGGCCTGCAGGAAGCTGTCGTAGCGGTGCGGATCGTCGCTGAGGATGTAGAGGGTCACCGCGGTGCCCGCGGCCACCACGCCCAGGCCAGACACCAGGTAAATGCGGGTGAGCTGCGAGGAGCCGTTCTGGTACGCCTTCTGGTTGGCGTTGGCGCAGTCGGTGCTGCTTCCGCTCTGGGGCAGGCCGGTGAGGCGCTCCATGGCCGAGCAGGCGTCGGCGGCGCTGGAGTAGTGGTGGTTGGTGTCGGTGGCCGCCGCGAGCGCCGACTGGTTGGCGTTGCCGTCCTGGTAGAGGCGGTAGGCGTCGTAGGCGCGGTACAGCTTCGAGTTCTCGTAGTTCTGCTCCACCGCGAAGCCGGCGGCGGCGATGGCGATCACGCCCGTGGCGTACGCGCCGATGCGCAGCTTGGAGTTGCGGCTCTTGTAGGCGTCGATGAAGTCGGGCGAGGGCACCAGGGTGACGACGAGCGTGGTCGACTGACCTTCGTCGATCTGGATGTCCTTCTCGAAGGTGAGGAAGCCTTCCTTCTTCACGCGCACGTGGTGCGGGCCCCAGCCCAGCGGGATGGGCGGCGGCTGCACGCCCGGCGGGGTGGTGACGCCCGCGGTCTTGTCGTCGATGTCGATGGTCGCGCCGTCGGCGCCCTGGGCGGTCACGTTCACGAAGAGCTGGCCGGAGTTCTTCTCCAGGATCGGCGCCACCGCGCGGCGGGCGAGGTTCTTGGCCGCGTCGACGAGGCCCTTGTCATCCTTGATGTCGTCCTGGCTGACGGCGTTGTCGACTTTTGCTTTGGCGTTGTTGAAGAGCTGCAGCTCCAGCTTGAGCGTGCTGCCCAGCTTGGTGACCTTGCCCGAGACCATGAAGTCCGCGCCGAGCGCGCCGCCGATCTCCGCGAGGCACTGGTCCTCGTTGCACTTTCCGCCCAGCGTCGCCTTGTCGCGCTGGAAGGAGAGGATCTTCTTGATGTCGTCGCTGGAGATGACCTTGAAGACGTTGAGGTCGCGGAGGCTCTCCGAGGCAGCATCCGTCGCGAGCGCGGCCGACTTGGGGTCGGCGCCGTTCGTCACCTCGAACTGCATCACCGGGAGCGAGGGCGCCTTCTTCGCCATGGCCAGCGACGGGACGAGCAGGATGGCAGCGACGGCGACCAGGCGCTTCATGGACGCTCCTGTAACGAGGAAGAAGTCGAGCGCAAAGCATCCAACGTCGGCGAGGCGGGTGTAAAGCGCGATTGACGGGTCTTGGATGGGGGCCTTGTCGCGGGCCGGAGCGTGCGCACCGTGAGTGGCTGGAGTGCCGCCATGCCCGAGCCCATTTCTACCACGCCCCCGATCATTCCCAGCCCGCCGCGGCCGCCTCCCGAGCGGGTTCGCTGCACCAACTGCGGGCTCATCCAGCTTCGCGGCGCTGGGCCGTGCGCATGCCGGGAGTGCGGCCACACGGGCTTCTCGGCCGCTTGAGGGGCGAGCAGGCAGGCGCCGGCAATCGACGTTGATCGACAGGCCTTCCGGGTCTAGGGATGCCCGGCGCGTTTGCGCGCTGGGGTGCCCGTGTCCGGTCGTCGCGCGTTGTTGCCCATCTTCCTCGTGGTGCTGGTGGACGTCTTCGGGCTGACGCTCGTCATCCCGCTGCTGGCGATCTACGCGGAGCAGCTCCACGCCTCGCCGCTGCAGGCCACGCTGCTGGTGACGACCTACGCCATCTTCCAGCTCATCTCCGGGCCGCTGCTCGGTCGCGCGAGCGATCACGTGGGCCGCAAGCCGCTGCTGCTCGTCTCGCAGCTGGGGACGCTCATCGGCTTTCTGGTGATGGCGAACGCGCAGTCGCTGTGGGTGCTGTACCTGGCGCGCGTCATCGACGGCGCCACTGCGGGAAATCTCTCGCTCGCGCAGGCCTACATCGCCGACAACACGCCGCCCGAGAAGCGCGCCAAGAGCTTCGCGCTCATCGGCATCGCGTTCGGCGTGGGCTTCTTCATCGGGCCGTGGGTGACGGGGCTGCTCTCGGCGCACTACGGAATTCGCGCGCCGATCTTCTTGGCCGCGTGCATGTCGGCGCTGAGCATCGCCTGCACGCTCTTCCTGCTGCCGCACCAGAAGCCGGCGGAGCGCCCCGACGCAGCGCCGGGCCCGGGCGGCAAGCGGCTGGGGCTGCTCGACTGGGGCGCGTACGGCCAGTACCTGGCGCGGCCGGTGCTGGGCGGGCTGCTGTTTCAA encodes the following:
- a CDS encoding PEGA domain-containing protein; translation: MKRLVAVAAILLVPSLAMAKKAPSLPVMQFEVTNGADPKSAALATDAASESLRDLNVFKVISSDDIKKILSFQRDKATLGGKCNEDQCLAEIGGALGADFMVSGKVTKLGSTLKLELQLFNNAKAKVDNAVSQDDIKDDKGLVDAAKNLARRAVAPILEKNSGQLFVNVTAQGADGATIDIDDKTAGVTTPPGVQPPPIPLGWGPHHVRVKKEGFLTFEKDIQIDEGQSTTLVVTLVPSPDFIDAYKSRNSKLRIGAYATGVIAIAAAGFAVEQNYENSKLYRAYDAYRLYQDGNANQSALAAATDTNHHYSSAADACSAMERLTGLPQSGSSTDCANANQKAYQNGSSQLTRIYLVSGLGVVAAGTAVTLYILSDDPHRYDSFLQANPSGDAAPASGTAPAAASPEKTGAKLVPQFGFVPLQGGFFSSVGVSF
- a CDS encoding MFS transporter — its product is MLPIFLVVLVDVFGLTLVIPLLAIYAEQLHASPLQATLLVTTYAIFQLISGPLLGRASDHVGRKPLLLVSQLGTLIGFLVMANAQSLWVLYLARVIDGATAGNLSLAQAYIADNTPPEKRAKSFALIGIAFGVGFFIGPWVTGLLSAHYGIRAPIFLAACMSALSIACTLFLLPHQKPAERPDAAPGPGGKRLGLLDWGAYGQYLARPVLGGLLFQFLAYMFCFALFTSGFALFAERSFTWADKPFGPREIGYLFAYSGGLGIVLQGGLIGRLVKRFGEPALVMTGFVALAIAYVGLGLVHAIPPLLAVTTVAAYGNGVLRPALTSLISGSAARHEQGVVLGLNQSLTSAAQIVAPVIAGTLIDAGQLFVWAVLAAASAGVGLLLSRWGSAKVAVAPRPAPGT